A single region of the Leptodactylus fuscus isolate aLepFus1 chromosome 5, aLepFus1.hap2, whole genome shotgun sequence genome encodes:
- the LOC142202854 gene encoding olfactory receptor 13C4-like: MYRDIFNETFRGDFTLQTFSGLHSSSIVLILGILLMYLLSVLGNLIIIVVVCSAPRLHTPMYFFLCNLSIQDILYVSNILPKLLVIQVTGETQISFLECLTQMFVFAACVDTEFSILAFMAFDRYVAICIPLRYSIIMNKRVYMTLALISWVASFLNSSLVVFLISHFSFCDSKCIRHFFCDIKALIKLSCSDVTLMNYVLWIEEYVIGFLPFSMILTSYAYIISTILKLKTSATRLKVFSSCSSHLTVVFLFFGTSLSLYMKPDSKDSIELDMSLSLLYVGVVPALNPLVYSLRNREVLKILRPRIIH, from the coding sequence ATGTATAGAGATATATTTAATGAAACATTTCGAGGAGATTTCACCTTGCAAACCTTCTCTGGACTTCATAGTTCTTCTATTGTTCTTATCCTGGGCATTCTCCTGATGTATCTCCTGTCTGTCCTGGGAAACCTTATTATTATAGTGGTTGTATGTTCGGCTCCGCGGTTACATACTCCGATGTATTTCTTCCTATGTAACTTGTCCATCCAAGATATACTTTATGTCTCCAATATCCTTCCAAAGCTCCTGGTCATTCAAGTAACTGGAGAAACCCAAATTTCTTTCCTAGAATGTCTCACACAGATGTTCGTATTTGCAGCTTGTGTGGATACAGAGTTTTCAATTTTAGCTTTTATGGCTTTTGACCGATATGTCGCTATTTGTATCCCCTTGAGATATTCCATCATTATGAACAAGAGAGTCTACATGACACTTGCCCTTATCTCCTGGGTGGCTAGCTTCTtaaactcatctctagttgtcttcCTAATATCTCATTTCTCGTTTTGTGATTCCAAATGTATCAGACATTTCTTCTGTGATATAAAGGCCTTAATAAAACTTTCCTGTAGTGACGTCACACTCATGAACTATGTGTTGTGGATAGAGGAGTATGTTATAGGATTTTTGCCATTTTCCATGATTTTGACTTCCTATGCTTATATTATCTCCACTATCCTAAAATTGAAGACATCGGCCACAAGACTGAAGGTCTTCTCCAGTTGTTCCTCCCATCTGACGGTTGTTTTCCTCTTCTTTGGGACTTCACTAAGTCTTTATATGAAGCCTGACTCTAAGGACTCGATAGAACTAGACATGAGTCTTTCATTGTTATATGTTGGAGTAGTCCCAGCCTTAAATCCTCTAGTCTATAGTCTGAGGAACCGAGAAGTCTTGAAGATTTTGAGACCTAGGATCATTCATTGA
- the LOC142202855 gene encoding olfactory receptor 13F1-like, with protein sequence MYRDIFNETFEGDFTLGTFSGPHSSSLVLILGILLMYLLSVLGNLIIIVVVCAAPRLHTPMYFFLCNLSIQDIIYVSNILPKLLVIQVTGETQISFLECLTQMFVFAACADSEFSLLAFMAFDRYVAICIPLRYSIIMNKRVYVTLALISWMASFLNSSLVVFLISHFSFCDSKYIGHFFCDVKALIRLSCSDVTLMNYVLWIEEYVVGFLPFVMILTSYAFIMYTILKLKTSATRLKVFSSCSSHLMVVFLFFGTSLSLYMKPDSKDSTELDMSLSLLYVGVVPALNPLVYSLRNREVLKILRPRIFH encoded by the coding sequence atgtatagagATATATTTAATGAAACGTTTGAAGGAGATTTCACATTGGGAACCTTCTCCGGACCTCATAGTTCTTCTCTTGTTCTTATCCTGGGCATTCTCCTGATGTATCTCCTGTCTGTACTGGGAAACCTTATTATTATAGTGGTTGTATGTGCGGCTCCGCGGTTACATACTCCGATGTATTTCTTCCTGTGTAACTTGTCCATTCAGGATATAATTTATGTCTCCAATATCCTTCCAAAGCTCCTGGTCATTCAAGTCACTGGAGAAACCCAAATTTCTTTCCTAGAATGTCTCACACAGATGTTCGTATTTGCAGCTTGTGCAGATTCAGAGTTTTCCCTTTTGGCTTTTATGGCTTTTGACCGATATGTCGCTATTTGTATCCCCTTGAGATATTCCATCATCATGAACAAGAGAGTCTACGTTACACTTGCCCTTATCTCCTGGATGGCTAGCTTCTtaaactcatctctagttgtcttcCTAATATCTCATTTCTCGTTTTGTGATTCCAAATATATTGGTCATTTCTTCTGTGATGTGAAGGCCTTAATAAGACTTTCCTGTAGTGACGTCACACTCATGAACTATGTGTTGTGGATAGAGGAGTATGTTGTAGGATTTTTGCCATTTGTCATGATTTTGACCTCTTATGCCTTTATTATGTACACTATCCTAAAATTGAAGACATCGGCCACAAGACTGAAGGTCTTCTCCAGTTGCTCCTCCCATCTGATGGTTGTTTTCCTCTTCTTTGGGACTTCACTAAGTCTTTATATGAAGCCTGACTCTAAGGACTCGACAGAACTAGACATGAGTCTTTCATTGTTATATGTTGGAGTAGTCCCAGCCTTAAACCCTCTAGTCTATAGTCTGAGGAACAGAGAAGTCTTGAAGATTTTGAGACCTAGGATCTTTCATTGA